The following are from one region of the Staphylococcus schleiferi genome:
- a CDS encoding 2-hydroxyacid dehydrogenase family protein has translation MKKVFIAGPIPEEGLKLLKSHFDVEMYEGEGIIDKETLKAGVKDAFGLVSLLSTEVDQEVIDSGSELEFIANYGAGFNNVDVDYARSKNIGVSNTPKASTRSTAELTFGILLAVARRIPEGDQLMRHEGFDGWAPLFFRGREVSGKKIGIIGLGEIGSAVAQRAKGFDMEILYTGPHQKPEKEKELGAQYVDLETLLKTADFVTINAAYNPSMRHMIDKAQLELMKPTSYLINASRGPIVHEQALLEALQNKTIEGAALDVYEFEPEITEGLKSLDNIVITPHIGNATYEARDMMAEIVANNLIKKAKGEKPDYIVNE, from the coding sequence ATGAAAAAAGTATTTATTGCGGGTCCGATCCCAGAAGAAGGACTAAAATTACTCAAATCACATTTTGACGTAGAGATGTATGAAGGTGAAGGTATCATAGATAAAGAAACACTTAAAGCAGGCGTTAAAGATGCCTTTGGTCTTGTGAGTCTGCTTTCTACAGAAGTGGATCAAGAGGTCATCGATAGTGGCTCAGAATTAGAATTTATTGCCAACTACGGTGCAGGTTTTAATAATGTGGATGTCGATTATGCACGTTCTAAAAACATTGGGGTTTCAAATACACCTAAAGCTTCTACACGTTCAACTGCTGAATTGACATTTGGTATTTTACTTGCTGTCGCGCGTCGTATTCCAGAAGGCGACCAATTAATGCGCCATGAAGGATTTGACGGCTGGGCACCCCTCTTTTTCCGTGGTCGCGAAGTGAGTGGTAAAAAAATCGGTATCATCGGCTTAGGTGAAATTGGTTCAGCCGTAGCGCAACGTGCAAAAGGATTTGATATGGAAATTCTATATACAGGACCACATCAAAAACCTGAAAAAGAGAAAGAATTAGGCGCACAATATGTGGACTTAGAAACGTTACTCAAAACGGCTGACTTTGTCACTATCAATGCGGCCTACAATCCTTCAATGCGCCATATGATCGATAAAGCACAGCTAGAACTGATGAAGCCAACAAGTTATTTAATTAATGCGTCACGAGGTCCAATTGTACATGAGCAAGCTTTACTTGAAGCTTTACAAAATAAAACAATCGAAGGGGCTGCTTTAGACGTCTATGAATTTGAACCTGAAATTACGGAAGGTCTCAAATCGTTAGATAATATCGTAATTACGCCTCATATTGGTAATGCCACATACGAAGCAAGAGATATGATGGCTGAAATTGTTGCGAATAACTTGATAAAGAAAGCAAAAGGTGAAAAACCTGATTACATCGTTAACGAATAA
- a CDS encoding DMT family transporter: MSWIALIIAGLLEVLGVLWLNQFAQTHQKRFVLLLAVTFALSLFSLSLAMTSIPMGTAYAIWTGIGTAGGTILGMWIYHESKDALRICFITLIIVSAIGLRMLT, encoded by the coding sequence ATGAGTTGGATTGCTTTAATAATTGCAGGATTACTTGAAGTGTTAGGTGTGCTTTGGTTGAACCAATTCGCCCAAACACATCAAAAACGCTTTGTTCTACTACTTGCCGTTACATTTGCATTAAGTTTATTTAGCTTATCTTTAGCGATGACATCGATACCGATGGGCACTGCTTATGCGATATGGACTGGCATAGGCACTGCAGGGGGCACAATTTTAGGCATGTGGATTTATCATGAATCGAAAGACGCCTTAAGAATATGTTTTATTACTCTAATTATTGTTTCTGCAATTGGCTTACGTATGCTGACCTAA
- a CDS encoding DMT family transporter, producing the protein MQWAKVVIAGLMEVVWVIGLNHSHHFYQWILTIALIGLSFWMMVSASNHLPVGTVYAVFVGLGTMGTVTVGMLFFDETVSFVKILLIALLLTGVIGLKLTSDKENEQT; encoded by the coding sequence ATGCAATGGGCAAAAGTTGTTATTGCCGGCCTGATGGAAGTGGTTTGGGTTATTGGATTAAACCATTCTCACCACTTTTATCAATGGATCTTGACGATTGCTTTAATAGGCTTAAGTTTTTGGATGATGGTTTCTGCTTCAAACCACCTTCCAGTGGGCACGGTTTATGCCGTGTTTGTAGGACTCGGTACAATGGGAACAGTCACTGTAGGGATGCTCTTTTTCGATGAGACCGTCAGCTTTGTTAAAATCTTATTGATAGCATTGCTTTTAACTGGCGTCATTGGTCTAAAGTTAACTTCAGATAAGGAGAACGAACAAACATGA
- a CDS encoding CHAP domain-containing protein produces the protein MLKKIATTTTLTAGLGAALVGIQHNQADAAENSYSYSYNYNYNTNGTNYDYQSSSNQTSSNGQNTTTTSTSTHATGVTSAGNLYTAGQCTWYVYDKVGGKIGSTWGNANNWASSASAAGFKVDHNPEKGAILQSNDGPFGHVAYVESVNNDGSVTVSEMNYNGGPFSVSSRTISASEAASYNYIHI, from the coding sequence ATGTTAAAAAAAATCGCTACGACAACTACATTAACGGCAGGCTTGGGTGCTGCTTTAGTCGGAATACAACACAACCAAGCAGATGCTGCAGAAAACAGCTACAGTTATTCTTACAATTATAATTACAATACAAACGGTACAAATTACGATTATCAATCTAGTAGTAATCAAACTTCATCTAATGGACAAAATACAACAACAACTTCTACTTCAACACACGCTACTGGTGTAACAAGTGCAGGCAATCTTTATACAGCAGGTCAATGTACTTGGTATGTATATGACAAAGTTGGCGGAAAAATTGGTTCAACTTGGGGCAATGCAAATAACTGGGCAAGCTCAGCATCAGCTGCAGGATTCAAAGTAGATCATAACCCAGAAAAAGGCGCTATTTTACAATCTAACGATGGACCTTTTGGTCATGTTGCTTACGTTGAATCTGTGAATAACGACGGTTCAGTAACTGTTTCTGAAATGAACTATAACGGTGGGCCATTCAGTGTCAGCTCACGTACAATCTCAGCTTCAGAAGCGGCATCTTACAACTATATCCACATCTAA
- a CDS encoding NAD/NADP-dependent octopine/nopaline dehydrogenase family protein gives MKIAVVGSGNGAVTAAVDMVDQGHDVKLYCRNQSINKFDKAIEQGGFNFYNEGKESFVNFTNISDDMAYVLEAAEIVMLCIPSSFIEYYAELMASYTKDDQIIFFNMAAAMGSARFMKVLEEYHLDVSPVFAEANTLTYGTRVDFSTASVDLSLNVRKVYFSTFDKDDLAETFKKVEQIYPYIVKEESLWRTNLENGNPEVHPGPTLLNVGRIDYSGDFALYKEGITNHTVRLLHAVEVERLTLGRKLGFELETAKEARIERGYLEREMEDEPLNKLFNHSPVFSRIPGPNKVNNRYLTEDIAYGLVLWSSLGREIGVPTPNIDAIIVIASTILERDFFNEGLTIEYLGREKVGLISY, from the coding sequence ATGAAAATAGCGGTAGTAGGTTCAGGAAATGGTGCAGTTACAGCAGCTGTAGACATGGTTGATCAAGGACACGATGTCAAACTTTATTGTCGGAACCAATCTATTAATAAATTTGATAAAGCGATAGAGCAAGGCGGCTTTAATTTTTACAATGAAGGTAAAGAAAGTTTTGTAAACTTTACAAATATCAGTGATGACATGGCGTATGTTTTAGAGGCCGCTGAAATTGTAATGTTATGTATTCCGTCTTCATTTATTGAGTATTATGCTGAATTGATGGCGTCGTATACTAAAGATGATCAAATTATCTTCTTTAATATGGCTGCTGCAATGGGATCAGCGCGCTTTATGAAAGTATTAGAAGAATATCATTTAGATGTATCGCCAGTATTTGCAGAAGCGAATACGTTAACGTATGGGACACGTGTTGACTTTTCAACAGCCAGTGTCGATTTATCTTTAAATGTGCGTAAAGTTTATTTCTCTACTTTTGATAAAGATGACTTAGCTGAGACATTTAAAAAAGTGGAACAAATTTATCCATATATTGTTAAAGAAGAGAGCTTGTGGCGTACAAACTTAGAAAATGGGAATCCAGAAGTACACCCAGGTCCTACGTTATTAAATGTCGGACGTATTGACTACAGCGGTGATTTTGCCCTTTATAAAGAAGGAATCACAAATCATACTGTACGCTTGCTGCATGCGGTTGAAGTTGAAAGATTAACACTCGGTCGTAAACTGGGCTTTGAATTAGAAACAGCTAAAGAAGCACGTATAGAACGGGGTTATTTAGAGCGAGAAATGGAAGATGAGCCACTTAACAAGCTCTTTAACCACAGTCCTGTTTTTTCACGAATCCCAGGACCGAATAAAGTCAATAACCGTTATTTAACAGAAGATATCGCATATGGATTGGTGCTTTGGTCAAGTTTAGGTCGCGAAATCGGTGTCCCAACGCCAAACATAGACGCCATTATTGTGATTGCTTCTACTATTTTAGAACGTGATTTCTTTAATGAAGGGTTAACAATTGAATATTTAGGGAGAGAGAAAGTCGGTCTGATTTCTTACTAA
- the nhaC gene encoding Na+/H+ antiporter NhaC, producing MKRKPTLIESLSTIVVMMIVVCVGFIVFKIPVQPLLIISAAYASWIAWRVGLRWKDLEEGITDRLSTAMPAIFIILSVGIIVGTWMYSGTVPALIYYGLKFLSPSYFLVSAFLISAICSVATGTAWGSASTAGIALMAIALNMDIPAGMAAGAIISGAVFGDKMSPLSDTTNLAALVTRVNIFSHIKHMIWTTVPASIIGLIVWHFASSGFAAQAKESQVNGLLKDIEAMYHINFFVWLPLIAIVICLVAKISTVPSMLISSVVAILVGWLDHGFKLQNGFIATFKGFSKDMLVTQSDLSKKAITLIEQGGMMSMTQIIVTIFCGYAFAGIVEKAGCLDVLLHRISKNVNTVGQLILVTVIGGLMMVLAAGVASVVIIMVGVLMMQLYDKMGLDRVNLSRTLEDSGTMIIPLIPWGTSGIYYTQQLGVGVGEFFIWAVPCYLCVMIAVFYGFTGIGIKKKAQA from the coding sequence ATGAAAAGGAAACCAACTTTAATTGAGTCACTATCAACCATCGTCGTAATGATGATTGTCGTCTGTGTCGGTTTTATTGTGTTTAAAATACCGGTACAGCCTTTACTGATTATTTCAGCTGCGTATGCCTCATGGATTGCATGGCGTGTTGGTTTACGTTGGAAAGACCTTGAAGAAGGCATTACAGATCGTTTATCGACAGCAATGCCCGCAATTTTTATCATCCTATCTGTAGGGATTATTGTAGGGACGTGGATGTATTCTGGAACGGTACCTGCACTAATATACTATGGTTTGAAATTTTTAAGTCCGAGTTACTTTTTAGTCTCAGCATTTTTAATTTCAGCGATTTGTTCAGTTGCAACAGGAACAGCATGGGGTTCTGCATCTACGGCCGGTATTGCATTAATGGCAATTGCTTTAAACATGGATATTCCAGCTGGTATGGCAGCAGGTGCAATTATTTCAGGTGCTGTGTTCGGAGATAAAATGTCACCACTCTCAGACACAACAAATCTGGCTGCTTTAGTTACACGTGTTAACATATTCAGTCATATCAAACATATGATTTGGACGACAGTACCTGCTTCAATTATCGGGTTAATTGTTTGGCATTTTGCGTCGAGTGGCTTTGCTGCTCAAGCTAAGGAAAGTCAAGTCAATGGTCTACTTAAAGATATCGAAGCGATGTACCATATTAATTTCTTCGTCTGGTTACCTTTAATCGCAATTGTCATTTGTTTAGTGGCTAAAATTTCAACTGTACCATCGATGCTCATTTCAAGTGTTGTTGCGATATTGGTCGGTTGGCTCGATCATGGTTTTAAATTGCAAAATGGTTTTATCGCAACTTTTAAAGGTTTTAGTAAAGATATGTTAGTCACGCAATCTGATTTATCTAAAAAGGCGATTACCTTAATTGAACAAGGTGGCATGATGAGTATGACGCAAATCATCGTCACGATATTTTGTGGTTATGCCTTTGCGGGTATTGTTGAAAAAGCAGGTTGTTTAGATGTCTTATTACATCGTATTTCAAAAAATGTCAATACAGTGGGTCAGTTGATTCTTGTCACGGTCATCGGTGGATTAATGATGGTATTAGCAGCCGGTGTTGCATCAGTTGTTATTATTATGGTTGGCGTACTGATGATGCAACTTTATGACAAGATGGGATTAGATCGTGTTAACTTGTCTCGAACACTGGAAGATTCAGGTACAATGATTATTCCGCTTATCCCTTGGGGCACATCAGGTATTTATTATACACAGCAGTTAGGTGTTGGTGTCGGTGAGTTCTTTATTTGGGCAGTCCCTTGTTATTTATGTGTCATGATTGCTGTATTTTATGGCTTTACAGGGATTGGCATTAAAAAGAAAGCACAAGCTTAA
- a CDS encoding CHAP domain-containing protein has product MKKLIATTTIATAGVAAFTLAHGQDADAAEYNGGYNPNDPTSYSYSYTIDQQGNYHFQWEGNWSPDQFNGGNASAEYYTAEDTTNHHYTGATYAVPRQTYSAPRASYNYSESTSRSYQTSNNASRSYQTTSTSTRSISNGSAGTNLYTAGQCTYYVFDCVGGKIGSTWGNANNWASAAAAAGYTVNNRPSAGAIMQSTSGAFGHVAYVESVNSNGSVTVSEMNYGHGPGVVTSRTISASQAAGYNFIH; this is encoded by the coding sequence ATGAAAAAATTAATCGCTACAACTACAATCGCTACAGCAGGTGTTGCTGCTTTCACTTTAGCACACGGTCAAGATGCAGACGCTGCAGAATATAATGGTGGGTACAACCCGAACGACCCAACTTCATATAGCTACAGCTACACAATCGACCAACAAGGTAACTACCACTTCCAATGGGAAGGTAACTGGTCACCAGATCAATTCAACGGTGGAAATGCATCTGCAGAGTACTACACAGCAGAAGATACTACAAACCATCACTACACTGGTGCAACTTATGCTGTGCCACGTCAAACATACAGTGCACCTAGAGCATCATACAACTACTCAGAATCAACATCACGTTCTTACCAAACATCAAACAATGCTTCACGTTCTTACCAAACTACAAGCACATCAACACGTTCAATCTCAAACGGTTCAGCTGGTACAAACTTATACACTGCTGGTCAATGTACTTACTACGTATTTGATTGTGTAGGTGGTAAAATCGGTTCTACATGGGGTAATGCAAATAACTGGGCAAGCGCTGCTGCTGCCGCTGGTTACACTGTAAATAACCGTCCATCAGCTGGTGCTATCATGCAATCAACTTCAGGTGCATTTGGTCACGTTGCATACGTTGAATCAGTAAACAGCAACGGTTCAGTTACAGTTTCTGAAATGAACTACGGTCACGGACCTGGTGTTGTAACTTCACGTACAATTTCAGCTAGCCAAGCTGCTGGTTACAACTTCATTCACTAA
- a CDS encoding LLM class flavin-dependent oxidoreductase, translating into MKIELGLTSFADNQEMHTENGVIPAISNAERIRNIVEEIKLADEVGLDVYGLGEHHRPDYAVSSPTTVLAAAAPLTKKIKLASAVTVLSSDDPVRVYQQFATLDGLSNGRAEIMAGRGSFIESFPLFGYDLKDYEALFDEKLDLLLNINRNEIVHWKGHLRPSIEVLGVYPRAVQKELPIWLATGGTPESSLKAGALGLPITYAIIGGSPRRFRRNIAMYKAIAESKGFQADQLQISTHSWGYVADTDEQAQREFYPAVEAHHNVLAKERGWPAFSNEHFLSEIGPDGAMYVGSPETVAQKIIDTVESLELTRFMLHLPIGSMPHERTMHAIRLFGEKVKPIVDAYFENK; encoded by the coding sequence TTGAAAATAGAATTAGGATTAACGTCATTTGCTGATAACCAAGAAATGCATACAGAAAATGGTGTCATTCCGGCAATTTCAAATGCAGAGCGTATACGAAATATTGTCGAAGAAATCAAATTAGCAGATGAGGTAGGCTTAGATGTATATGGTCTAGGCGAACATCATCGACCTGATTATGCGGTATCAAGTCCAACAACAGTTTTGGCTGCCGCTGCACCGCTTACGAAAAAAATCAAATTAGCTTCAGCTGTGACCGTCTTATCGTCAGATGATCCTGTAAGAGTATATCAACAATTTGCGACGCTTGATGGATTATCAAATGGACGTGCTGAAATCATGGCCGGTCGTGGTTCATTTATTGAATCTTTCCCATTATTTGGTTACGATCTTAAAGATTATGAAGCATTGTTTGATGAAAAGCTAGATTTATTGCTTAACATTAATCGTAATGAAATTGTGCATTGGAAAGGCCATCTAAGACCAAGTATTGAAGTTTTAGGCGTCTATCCACGTGCAGTCCAAAAAGAATTACCGATTTGGTTAGCAACAGGAGGCACACCAGAATCATCACTCAAAGCGGGTGCCTTAGGTTTACCTATCACGTATGCGATTATTGGTGGTAGTCCAAGACGATTCAGACGTAATATTGCGATGTATAAAGCCATCGCTGAATCAAAAGGTTTTCAAGCAGATCAACTTCAAATTTCAACACACTCATGGGGTTATGTTGCTGATACGGATGAACAGGCACAACGCGAATTTTATCCTGCTGTAGAAGCACATCATAATGTGTTGGCGAAAGAGCGGGGTTGGCCGGCATTTTCAAATGAACACTTTTTATCTGAAATTGGTCCGGATGGTGCAATGTATGTGGGCAGCCCAGAAACTGTCGCACAAAAAATTATTGATACTGTAGAATCATTAGAATTAACAAGATTCATGTTGCATTTGCCTATAGGTTCTATGCCACATGAAAGAACGATGCATGCAATTCGACTTTTTGGGGAAAAGGTAAAACCTATCGTCGATGCATATTTTGAAAACAAATAA
- a CDS encoding DoxX family protein, with translation MILRYVTNLKTAKSLFDAAQPKLKGDEGMKEAFKTFKLPEGMVKVIGTVELLASGLFVASLFHKRISQAASLLSIGVLIGAIYKHFEAGQGKEGAQHAIDVATLAGLSLVDTLTSKK, from the coding sequence ATGATCTTAAGATATGTTACAAATTTAAAAACTGCAAAATCTTTATTCGATGCGGCACAACCTAAATTAAAAGGTGACGAAGGAATGAAAGAAGCGTTCAAAACATTCAAATTACCTGAAGGAATGGTAAAAGTAATCGGAACTGTAGAACTATTAGCTTCTGGTTTATTCGTCGCAAGCCTTTTCCATAAACGTATTTCACAAGCTGCGTCATTATTATCAATTGGTGTTTTAATCGGTGCTATTTACAAACACTTTGAAGCAGGTCAAGGAAAAGAAGGCGCGCAACATGCGATTGATGTAGCGACATTAGCTGGCTTAAGCCTTGTTGATACATTGACTTCTAAAAAGTAA
- a CDS encoding transcriptional regulator, SarA/Rot family — MEKYRIKNMKELMAISFTTKGIYAQIKKKYALTYEELFILTFILENKHSVYNVKDIIKASKFKPYYITKAMQKLKDYGFLTKKRNEHDERTVIIEVSDEQYTKIEALFNEIEALL, encoded by the coding sequence ATGGAAAAATATCGTATCAAAAATATGAAAGAACTTATGGCAATTAGTTTTACGACAAAAGGAATCTATGCACAAATTAAAAAGAAGTATGCGCTGACATACGAAGAATTATTTATTCTGACGTTTATATTAGAAAATAAGCATTCTGTTTATAATGTAAAAGACATCATTAAAGCTTCAAAGTTCAAACCATACTACATTACAAAGGCTATGCAAAAATTGAAAGATTATGGTTTTCTAACTAAGAAACGTAATGAGCATGATGAACGTACTGTAATCATTGAAGTGTCTGATGAACAGTATACAAAAATTGAAGCGTTATTTAATGAGATTGAAGCATTGTTGTAA
- a CDS encoding acyl-CoA dehydrogenase family protein, with product MKSVLIQSEIQKEWVAKLEAHREQLEKNAHRNDIESRFPYENIQWLVDEGYSQLTLPVAYGGRGATLEDMVVIQTVLGSIDGATALSIGWHVGLVGELYEGRLWDDAILDLFAEAVKQGALVNRAVSEAETGSPTRGGRPATFAQFDGTHYVLNGVKTFTSMSRALTHVVVAAYIPDREKVGFFLIEKDVEGLEVADNWNMVGMRATESHDLILNDVKVEPKYLVEIKGEGPKFQNGWLLHIPATYLGIAQAARDEALKFALTHQPNSIETPISELPVVQQNIGKMETKLLSARHLLWSTAKAYTGLSEEDEISNETAASKVVVMNEGLEVVDLAMRIIGAKSLEMDRPIQRYYRDMRAGLHNPPMEDLAYTQIAKKALSLFQSE from the coding sequence ATGAAATCTGTGTTAATTCAGTCTGAAATTCAAAAAGAATGGGTAGCTAAATTAGAAGCACATCGAGAGCAATTAGAAAAGAATGCACATCGCAATGATATCGAAAGCCGTTTTCCATACGAAAATATTCAATGGCTCGTGGATGAAGGTTACAGTCAATTGACTTTACCAGTTGCTTATGGCGGAAGAGGAGCAACATTAGAAGACATGGTCGTCATTCAAACTGTTTTGGGTTCAATTGATGGTGCTACAGCTTTATCAATCGGATGGCATGTCGGCTTAGTCGGTGAGCTATATGAAGGACGTCTATGGGATGATGCGATACTCGATCTTTTTGCAGAAGCGGTCAAACAAGGGGCGCTCGTTAACCGTGCAGTCAGCGAAGCAGAAACAGGGAGCCCTACAAGAGGAGGTCGGCCTGCGACATTTGCACAATTTGATGGGACCCATTATGTTTTAAATGGTGTAAAGACATTTACATCTATGAGTCGAGCGCTCACTCATGTCGTCGTTGCAGCTTACATACCTGACCGAGAAAAAGTTGGATTTTTCTTAATAGAAAAAGATGTAGAAGGACTAGAAGTTGCAGATAATTGGAATATGGTCGGCATGCGTGCAACTGAAAGCCATGATCTAATCTTAAACGATGTAAAAGTAGAACCTAAATATTTAGTTGAAATTAAAGGTGAAGGTCCAAAATTTCAAAACGGATGGTTGCTCCATATTCCAGCGACATACCTTGGGATTGCGCAAGCAGCGCGAGATGAAGCATTAAAATTTGCTTTAACACACCAGCCTAATAGTATTGAAACGCCAATTTCTGAATTGCCTGTCGTACAACAAAATATTGGGAAAATGGAAACAAAATTATTGAGTGCGAGACACTTGTTATGGAGTACAGCAAAAGCATACACAGGATTAAGTGAAGAAGATGAAATCAGTAACGAAACCGCTGCGAGCAAAGTTGTAGTGATGAATGAAGGTTTAGAGGTCGTTGATCTTGCTATGCGGATTATAGGTGCTAAAAGTTTAGAGATGGATCGCCCGATTCAACGTTATTATCGCGATATGCGTGCAGGGCTACACAACCCGCCAATGGAAGATCTCGCATACACCCAAATTGCTAAAAAAGCGTTAAGTTTATTTCAAAGCGAATGA
- a CDS encoding CsbD family protein: MADESKFDQAKGNIKETVGNISGNKELEQEGKEDKAAGKIKEVAENAKDKVNDLVDKFKK; the protein is encoded by the coding sequence ATGGCAGACGAAAGTAAATTTGATCAAGCAAAAGGAAATATCAAAGAAACAGTAGGAAATATCTCTGGTAATAAAGAATTAGAACAAGAAGGTAAAGAAGATAAAGCGGCTGGAAAAATTAAAGAAGTCGCTGAAAATGCGAAAGATAAAGTGAACGATCTTGTAGATAAATTTAAAAAATAA
- a CDS encoding YbaN family protein: MRYLLVGIGGIFTLLGFAGAVLPLLPTTPFLLVAVLCFAKSSDRFHDWLIQTTIYKAYIEDFRRYRGYTMKKKIQLLVSLYIVVGFSIWMIDMPMIRLGLMVMVILQTIVLFTFVKTLPKQHEVERNRTLNVNEID, from the coding sequence ATGCGATATCTTTTAGTGGGCATAGGGGGTATCTTTACATTACTTGGGTTTGCAGGGGCCGTGTTACCATTGTTACCTACAACACCTTTTTTATTAGTGGCTGTACTCTGTTTCGCAAAGAGCTCGGACCGTTTTCATGATTGGCTCATCCAAACGACCATTTATAAAGCGTATATTGAGGATTTTCGTCGCTATCGTGGCTACACGATGAAAAAGAAAATTCAATTGCTCGTGAGTTTATATATTGTCGTTGGTTTTTCAATATGGATGATTGACATGCCAATGATTCGGTTGGGGTTAATGGTGATGGTCATTCTTCAAACGATTGTACTTTTTACTTTTGTTAAGACATTGCCAAAGCAGCATGAAGTAGAGCGTAATCGTACGCTTAACGTAAATGAGATAGATTAA
- a CDS encoding ABC transporter substrate-binding protein translates to MKKLWLPLLAILLVLSACGQNGGQSSKNDTKSFALKTAKGEDKVDIPKDPKRIVVLAPTYAGGLKYLGGKIVGVSDQIKQSPVLSKEFKDVDKVGAEDVEKVATLKPDLIITYNTDKNTDKLKKIAPTLAFDYGQYDYLEQQKAMGEILGKSDEAEKWIKDWKAQTEKDGKEIKKQLGDDTSVSIFEDFDKKLYAYGKNWGRGSEVIYQAFGLKMPEALEKATEKEGWKEISKEEIDKYAGDYVITAKVKDAAKPEFQNTSIWNNLPAVKQQHAFDVDSQVYWYNDPYSLDVIRKDLKKQLLAHQ, encoded by the coding sequence ATGAAAAAATTATGGTTACCATTATTGGCAATCTTGCTTGTTTTATCTGCTTGTGGCCAAAATGGAGGGCAAAGCAGTAAAAATGATACAAAATCTTTTGCATTAAAAACAGCAAAAGGTGAAGATAAAGTGGATATTCCTAAAGATCCAAAACGCATCGTTGTACTTGCACCGACTTATGCAGGCGGTTTGAAGTACTTGGGAGGAAAGATTGTAGGGGTCTCTGATCAAATCAAACAAAGTCCTGTGCTGTCAAAAGAATTCAAAGATGTAGATAAAGTTGGCGCGGAAGATGTGGAAAAAGTTGCGACTTTGAAACCGGATTTAATCATCACATATAACACAGATAAAAATACAGACAAGTTGAAAAAGATTGCACCGACACTTGCTTTTGATTACGGACAATACGATTATTTAGAACAACAAAAAGCAATGGGTGAAATTTTAGGTAAATCAGATGAAGCAGAAAAATGGATTAAAGATTGGAAAGCGCAAACTGAAAAAGATGGTAAAGAAATTAAAAAACAATTAGGTGACGACACATCAGTTTCTATTTTCGAAGATTTTGATAAAAAACTTTATGCATATGGTAAAAACTGGGGAAGAGGCAGTGAAGTAATTTATCAAGCATTTGGTTTGAAAATGCCTGAAGCTTTAGAAAAAGCAACTGAAAAAGAAGGTTGGAAAGAGATTTCTAAAGAAGAAATTGACAAATACGCTGGTGACTATGTCATTACTGCAAAAGTAAAAGATGCTGCAAAACCAGAATTCCAAAACACGTCAATTTGGAATAACTTGCCAGCAGTTAAGCAACAACATGCATTCGATGTAGATTCACAAGTTTATTGGTATAACGATCCTTATTCATTAGATGTAATTCGAAAAGACTTAAAGAAACAATTATTAGCACATCAATAG